From the Mycobacterium sp. DL592 genome, the window GCAGCCACGGTCTTTTGCTAGCAACATGATGCGTTGGTCGGCGGAGGCCAGGCGTTTGGTGCGGCCCAGCCACAGCGACTTGCCGGTCACCCCGTCGAACACAGCGAGGTAGCTGTAGGACGGGACGGCCATGCGGATCAGATCGGTGATCGGTAACAGGGTGCCGCCCGCGGTGACGGCGTGTCCGGCCCCGGCCTGCAGATCCTGCAATGTCGCGGTGGCGATCACGGTGACGGGAAGTCCGTTGTGCTGGCCGAGTGTCGGATCACCGAGGTGGCGCCGCGCCAGCTCGGCCAGGGCGTCGTGTTGGCGTTGGCCGTGCCCGCGGGCATCGCGGCCAGCGTCGTCGGGGGTGCACATGCCGGGGGCGGCGAGTTTGGCGAACAGGGCATCGAACATCGCGCGTAGTTCCGGGGTGGCGGTCAGCCGCCCCACACTCATGCCGTCGGGGCGCTGCGGTCCGCACCAGGTGAAGCCGCGCTGGCGGGCCCGGTCGGCATCGGAGAAGATCCCGTCGGGGTTGAGGTGGGTGGCCATCCGCGCGGCGATCTTCTCCAGCTGATCGGGACGCAGGTGTTCGGCGTGTTCGGCCAATGAGCGCTCGGCTCTGACGATCTCGGCCGGTGGGACATGGTCGGGTAGGTCGCGGAAGAACTTCTGGATGACCCGGATGTGGTCGCAGTCGAGCAGTCCGGCGTCCCAGGCTTTCGCGGTGGCTGGCAGCAACGGGGCCAGCGGTTGGCCGGTCAGGGTCGTACGTGGGGCCAGGTGCTCGGCATCCCGCAGCCGCCGCTTCGCCGCGCTGCGGCTGATCCGCAGCACGTCGGCCAGCACGATCGGGATCGGCGGGCAGCCTTCGTACTGCTCGAGATGAGTGAGCTGCTCATGGGAGATCGCCACCTGGCGGCGCAGCGTAGTCTCCAGCCGCTCGAGGACTGCGAAGCGCTGATGGGCGGGAAGTTCGGCGATTTCGGCCGCACCCAGCAGTTCGACCGCGGCATCGAGTGCGTCCAGCGCCGCAACGATCGAACTCATGTTCGAAAGGCTATCCGGCCCCACCGACAAGAAACGTTCTCGTCACCAAAACGTCAGCGGCTTGAGGGGGTCTCCTGCCGACCGGTTGGTCGGGCTGCGATAGCGTGCACGGTGAATACCGGCGAGTAACGACGAATCGAGGTTGAAGTCGTGCAACTGGCACTGAACGACGAGGACGCGGCATTCCGCGACGAGCTTCGCGAGTTCTTCACCACGCAGATCCCGGCCGACATCCGGGACCGCGCCCGCCGCGAGGCGCTGATCTGGCCCGACGACATCGTCACCACCCAGCGCATCCTCAACAAGGCCGGGCTGGCCGTGCCGAACTGGCCGGTGGCGTGGGGCGGCAAGGACTGGTCGCCGCTGCAGCGACAGATCTGGGCCGACGAGATGCGGATGGCGTGCGTGCCCGAACCGCTGGCGTTCAACGCCAGCATGGTGGGCCCGGTGATCGCGCAGTTCGCCTCCCAGGAGCTCAAGGAGCGTTTCCTGCCCGCGACCGCCAACCTCGACATCTGGTGGTGCCAGGGCTTTTCCGAGCCCGAGGCCGGCTCCGATCTGGCGTCGCTGCGCACCGTCGCGGTGCGCGACGGTGACGACTACGTGATCAACGGCCAGAAGACCTGGACCACGCTCGGCCAGTTCGCCGACTGGATCTTCGTGCTGGCCCGCACCAATCCCGACGCCCCCAAGAAGCAGGCGGGCATCTCCTTCATCCTCGTCGAGATGTCCACCCCGGGCATCACGCTGCGGCCGATCAAGCTGATCGACGGCAGCTACGAGGTCAACGAGGTGTTCTTCGAAGACGTCCGGGTTCCCGCCAATCAGCTTGTCGGCGAGGAGAACCAGGGCTGGAGCTACGCCAAGTTCCTGCTGTCCAACGAACGCACCGGTATTGCCCGCGTCGGCACCACCAAGGTCTGGCTCGCCGACGTCAAGGAGCGCGCCGCGCAGACCAAGGTCGGCGGTGGCAGCCTGCTGGAGGACACCCTGTTCGCCGCCAAGGTGGCCGAAATCGAAAATGAACTGCTGGCACTGGAATTGACACAGTTGCGGGTGAGCGGCGACGAGGGCACCGGAAAGCCGAACCCGGCGTCGTCGATTCTCAAGCTACGCGGCAGCCAGCTGCAGCAGGCGGTGACCGAACTGGCCGTCGAGGTGGCGGGCCCGGACGCGCTGCCTTTCGACGGCGGCGAGGACATCGAGTCACCGGTGTGGGCGCAGCATGCCGCGCCGCACTATCTCAACTTCCGCAAGACCTCGATCTACGGCGGTAGCAACGAGGTTCAGCGCACCATCATCTCCTCGACGATCCTTGGACTGTGAGAGCCGGCCATGAACTTTGACCTGACCGAAGAACAGCAACTGCTGGCCGACACCGCGCGCGACGTGTTGTCCCGCAGCTACGACACCGAGAGCCGCAACAAGGCCGTCGACTCCGAGCTCGGCTGGAGCCGCGAGGTGTGGGGACAACTCGCCGAAATCGGCATCCTGGGACTGGGTTTCGAGCCCGAGGAGTCGGGCCAGATCGAGATCATGGTCGTGATGACCGAGATCGGCAGGCGGCTGGCGCCCGAGCCGGTGGCCGCGGCCGCGCTGATCCCCGGCGGCGTGATCGCCGAACTCGGCAGCGACGAGCAGAAAGCCCTGCTCGACGAGGTCGCCGGTGGCGAAAAGCTATTGGCCCTGGCGCATTTCGAGCCGGGCCTGCGCGGCTCGGACACATTGTCCACCCAGGCCAGCCACCACGGCGGCAGCTGGACGATCACAGGCCGGAAAAACCCTGTCCTGGCCGGTGATTCGGCCGATGTCATCGTGGTGACCGCCGCATTGCCCGGTGGCGGCAACGGACTGTTCCTGGTCGACGGCGACGCGGTGACACGCAAGTCCTACCGCACGTTCGACGGCCAGCGCGGCGCCCAGATCGACTTCGACAACGCCCCGGCCCAACCGCTGGGCGACGGCGGAGATGTCAGCGACCGCATCCACGCGACGCTGGTCCGCTACTCCTCTGCGCTGTGCGCCGAGGCTGTCGGCGCGATGGACGAGTCGCTGCGGCTGACCACCGATTACCTCAAGACGCGCAAGCAGTTCGGGGTTCCGCTCAAGACGTTCCAGACGCTGACCCAGCGGGCCGCCGATATGTACGTCTCACTCGAGCTGGCGCGCAGCATGAGCTATTACGCCGCCATGTCCATCACCGACGGCAGGCTCGATCCGGTGGTGGCCGCGCGGGCCAAGTTCCAGATCGGCCGCTCGGGCAAGCACATTGCGCAGGAGTCCATCCAGCTGCACGGCGGTATCGGTGTGACGGCGGAGTATCC encodes:
- a CDS encoding HNH endonuclease signature motif containing protein, with the translated sequence MSSIVAALDALDAAVELLGAAEIAELPAHQRFAVLERLETTLRRQVAISHEQLTHLEQYEGCPPIPIVLADVLRISRSAAKRRLRDAEHLAPRTTLTGQPLAPLLPATAKAWDAGLLDCDHIRVIQKFFRDLPDHVPPAEIVRAERSLAEHAEHLRPDQLEKIAARMATHLNPDGIFSDADRARQRGFTWCGPQRPDGMSVGRLTATPELRAMFDALFAKLAAPGMCTPDDAGRDARGHGQRQHDALAELARRHLGDPTLGQHNGLPVTVIATATLQDLQAGAGHAVTAGGTLLPITDLIRMAVPSYSYLAVFDGVTGKSLWLGRTKRLASADQRIMLLAKDRGCTAPGCTVRGYDCHVHHATRPWKHGGTTDIDDLTLACQRDNLHADNDGWDTRKLPNGQTEWIPPPNVPLIGGTNTYHHPERLLPTDDEDDDP
- a CDS encoding acyl-CoA dehydrogenase family protein is translated as MQLALNDEDAAFRDELREFFTTQIPADIRDRARREALIWPDDIVTTQRILNKAGLAVPNWPVAWGGKDWSPLQRQIWADEMRMACVPEPLAFNASMVGPVIAQFASQELKERFLPATANLDIWWCQGFSEPEAGSDLASLRTVAVRDGDDYVINGQKTWTTLGQFADWIFVLARTNPDAPKKQAGISFILVEMSTPGITLRPIKLIDGSYEVNEVFFEDVRVPANQLVGEENQGWSYAKFLLSNERTGIARVGTTKVWLADVKERAAQTKVGGGSLLEDTLFAAKVAEIENELLALELTQLRVSGDEGTGKPNPASSILKLRGSQLQQAVTELAVEVAGPDALPFDGGEDIESPVWAQHAAPHYLNFRKTSIYGGSNEVQRTIISSTILGL
- a CDS encoding acyl-CoA dehydrogenase family protein is translated as MNFDLTEEQQLLADTARDVLSRSYDTESRNKAVDSELGWSREVWGQLAEIGILGLGFEPEESGQIEIMVVMTEIGRRLAPEPVAAAALIPGGVIAELGSDEQKALLDEVAGGEKLLALAHFEPGLRGSDTLSTQASHHGGSWTITGRKNPVLAGDSADVIVVTAALPGGGNGLFLVDGDAVTRKSYRTFDGQRGAQIDFDNAPAQPLGDGGDVSDRIHATLVRYSSALCAEAVGAMDESLRLTTDYLKTRKQFGVPLKTFQTLTQRAADMYVSLELARSMSYYAAMSITDGRLDPVVAARAKFQIGRSGKHIAQESIQLHGGIGVTAEYPIAHYAARLTGIDQTLGSATDQLRYLSAQVGTYDTVSL